In the Streptomyces sp. WMMC940 genome, AATGGGGACCGCCCGCCGAAGCATGTGACCCGCCGGTCACCGGTGTGCGTTCGCCGCTCAGAAGCCCTGGGTCGCGTAGCGGCCGAGGGAGTCGGCGTAGCCCGGGGTGATGGTGTCCGCCGCGCCCTGGGCACCGGCGACGGCGTTGCCGGCGATCGGGGAGGCGGCGACCGTGCCGTACACGTCCTGTGTGAACGGCCGGACCTCGGACACCACGCCGCCGGCGAACGGGGCCACATCGCCCACGACGCCGTGGGCGAGGTCGCCGGCGCTGCCGCCGACCCCGTGGGCGACCGGCTGGACGTGGTCCACGACGGTCTCGACGAGGGGCTGAACGGATCCGACGACGCCCCCGGCGAAGGGCTGGACCTCGCCGGCCAGGTCGCCCGCGAAGGGCTGGACACCGGAGACCACACCATCGGCGAAGGGTGCGACATCGCCGACGACGCCCGTGGCCAGGCCGCCGGCGTCTCCGACCGCCTGACCGGCCACCGGGAGCACACCGTCGACCGCGCGGCCGGCGATGGGGGGCAGGACGTCCTGCGCCGCCTCCTCGGCGACAGGGGTGGCGTGGGCGACCGCACCCCGGGCGTGGCCGTGGACGGTGGCCGGGGCCCGGTCCACCAGTTCCGGCGCGAAGGAGGACAGCGGGCCGAAGAGGTAGTCGATCTCGGCGCCGGCGTCGGCCACCTCGCTCTCGGCGTACTGACGGGCCTGGTCCGCGGTGGTGAGGGCCGGGGTCCGGGCGGCCTCGTGAACGGCACCCTCCGCCTGTCCGGCGGTGGTGGCGGCGGTGCCTGCGGTGGTGGCCGCCGCGGCCTGCGCCTCGCCCGCGGCGGCGGCGACGGCCGGTGCCTCGGTGACCTCGGCGGCCGTGTCCTCGACCGAGTCGGCGGCCTTGTCGGCGGTGGAGAGGGAGAGCGAGGGGAGTTCGTCGGCGGTGGCGGTGGCGGTGCCGACGGCCCACATGCCCGCGGCACCGGCGGCGACGGCTATGGAGCGGCGGATGTTCTTGTTCATGATCGGGAGAGTCCTTCGAGTTCCGAGGGATAGGGCAGACCTGCTCCGCCCCCGCGCGGCAGGTCTCGGGCAGGGGGAACGGCCTGCCCTATCCGGGGAATTCGGGAATCTCACGCCGGCGGTCGCGCATCCCTGAGGCGGCCTCGGACTGCCCGGAACCGGGCAGGAGCGCGGACGCCGGCGCGTCGTGGAACCAGGCTGCGGGCTGGTCACCGGGGCGGGGCGTATGGCTGTCGCCGGCGGTCCCCAGCACGGCGGCGCCGTGCGGTGTGGCCGGGGAACGGCCCGGGTACCGCGGGAGGGGGACGTCGCCGGGGCCACCGGTCGGCACCGGCGAGCGGTCGTCGCGGGCGGCGTCGGCGAGTGCACGGACGTCGTGGAACGGCCCGAAGTGCTGGACGCCCACGGGGCCCGAGCGGGGCGCGGCGGCGGTGGACCGCTCGCTTCCGGGCGTGCCCACCAGGGCGCCGCCGGGCCGGGGCCCGGCGGGGAATCCGGTCTGCGGGCCGTACCGCGCACCGCCACCGGGCAGGTCGAGTCCGAGGACGGGCCGGGAGCCCTCGCCGGGCCACCCGGGCGCCGGGGCGGGCAGCGGCCGTGCGGCCGTGCCTTCCACGGCCTCGCCGACCTCGCCGACCACGTCGCCGACGGGCTCCGTCGCCTCGGTGACCACATCGTCCACGGTCTCCGAGACGGGACGGAGGACGGGCCGGACGACCTGCTCCACCACGGGTTCGGTGACCGGCCGCACCACGTCGCGCTCGGTGCGCTCGGTGGCCGGACGCAGCGTCCCCTTCACCGCTTCCCCGGCGACGGACCCGGTGTCGTCGTGCAGTTGGCGGACCGGACCTGCGGAGCCGGCCGGCGACGCCCCCGCGGGCACCCCGGACCGCTCCGCCGCGTGGGCCTGGCCACCGAGGACGAATCCCAGCACCATGAGACCGCCCAGGAGGAGCAACGCCTTGAAGGCGCCCACCGCACACCGCCCGGCCGCGTGGTGCGCAGGGCGCCCGGCGGCAGGGGTCTCAGCAGCGGTGACAGTCGAAATGGGGCGAGCCCTCCCAGTCGCGGAACATGCCCCTCCGGGGGCAACGGTGACGATGCTCGCACGAGTCTCCCGGGGTTGTGCAAGTCCCTTGTTACCGATGAGTCGCCTTGTCCGGTATGTACGGTGACTCGGTGTCCGCTCTCATGTGTCGGCCGGCACCGGCAGCGGCCGCTTCTCGATCGCGGCCGCCATGACCTCGGGGAAGAGGTCGGGCGTGCACGCGAACGCCGGGGCGCCCAGGGCCGCCAGAGCCGCCGCGTGGTCATGGTCGTACGCGGGAGCTCCCTCGTCGGAGAGGGCGAGCAGGGCGATGAACTGCACCCCCGACGCCTTCATCGACGCCACCCGCTTCAGCATCTCGTCGCGGATACCGCCCTCGTGGAGATCGCTGATCAGCACGACGACGGTGTCGGCGGGCCGGGTGATCCGCGACTGGCAGTACGCGAGCGCACGGTTGATGTCCGTACCGCCGCCGAGCCGGGTGCCGAACAGGACGTCCACCGGGTCGTCCAGCTGGTCCGTCAGGTCGACGACCGAGGTGTCGAAGACGACGAGCCGGGTCGCGATCGACCGCACAGAGGCCAGCACCGCGCCGAACACCGCGGCGTGGACGACGGACGCCGCCATCGACCCGGACTGGTCGATGCACAGGACGACGTCCTTCTTCACCGACCTCGAGGCACGGCCGTGGCCGATGAGGCGCTCGGGCACCACCGTGCCGTGCTCGGGAAGGTAGTTGGCGAGGTTCGCCCGGATCGTGCGGTCCCAGTCGATGTCCCGGTGCCGCGGCCGGCTGATGCGCGCACTGCGGTCGAGCGCGCCCGTGAGGGTCGCGCGGGTGCGCGTCGCCAGCCGGCTCTCCAAGTCCTGGACGACCTTCCGGACGACCCCGCGGGCGGTTTCCTTCGTCTTCTCCGGCATCGCCTTGTCGAGCGAGAGCAGCGTGCCGACGAGATGGACGTCCGCTTCGACGGCCTCCAGCATCTCCGGCTCCAGCAGCAGCGTGGACAGTCCGAGCCGGTCGACGGCGTCCCGCTGCATGACCTGGACCACGGAGTTCGGGAAGTACGTACGGATGTCTCCGAGCCAGCGGGCGACGGAGGGCGCGGAGGCCTCCAGTCCGGCCGAACGCCTGCCGGCGCGCCTCTCCTTGCCGTCACCGGCTCCGTAGAGCGAGGACAGCGCGCCGTCCACGGCCGCGTCCGTGCCAGTCAGGGCGCGGCCGGTGCCGTCCGCCGGTCCCCCGCCGAGCACCAGCCGCCAGCGGCGTAGCCTCTCGTCGGACGCCCTCCCCGCCCCCGCGGAGTCCGCCGTCGCGCTCATACCCTCTCCCCCTCCAGAATCAGCCGCAGTACGGGCAGCACGGCATCGGCGCGCCGCTCGTCGGCCCCGGCCCCGAAGCCCGGCACCCCGGTCTCCGCGCGCACCGGCCCGCCGGCGGTCCGCCCCCGCCGCGCCAACTCGCCGAGGGTGCGGCGCACACCCGGCTCGTACGCCGAGAACGTGCGGCGCAGCAGCGGGAGAACGTCCGTGAAGGCGTCGGCCGGGACCGACGTCAGCCAGGCGTCGACGAGGCCGAGGAGACGCTCGTCGTGGACGAGGAGCATCCCGCCCCCCGACGCACCGCCGACGAAGCCCTCGATCCAGGCGGCCGCCTCGGCGGACGCGGTACCGCGCGACAGGGCGCGACCCATCAGCCGTGCCGCCTCCCCTTCGGCGAGACGGCCGTCGTCCAGCAGCAGCCGGGCCGCACGCCCCCGTATCAACCCGGGCACCGTGTCCCGCAGGACGAGCCTGCGCAGCGCATCCGCCCACCGGCCGCCGAGCTCCCCGGACTGCGGAAGCAGTCCGATCGCGGAGTGCACTCCGTCGAGGCGGCCGCGCATCCCGGCCGCGGCGTCGGCGTCGAGTCCGGTGCACGCGGGCGGCAGCACGACGCAGATGCGCTCGGCGATTCCGGCTGCCACCTCGGCGAGCGCGGCGGTGTCCGTCGCGCGGACGTCCCCGTACCGCAGCGAGCGGGCGAGCGCCGGCAGGGCGTCCGCGAGATGGCCCACGTCCGCGTCGAGCGCGGCCCGGTCCGCGAGCGCCCTCATCACCACCGGCAGCGCGTCGGGGAGTTCGGCGAGCAGACAGCGCTCGGCGAGGGACGTGACCTCGGCCAGTGCCGTCACCGAGACGGCCTCCGACTCGGCCCTGGCGGTGGCCGCGGAGAGCACCGTGGTGCCCCAGACGCCCGCCTCCGCGACCCTGACGTACAGCTCGGGCTCCCAGCGCAGCCGCCAGGTCTCGCGGAAGGTACCGGTCGAACCGCGCCCCGCCTCCGGGCGGCCCCAGCCCACGCCGAGGAGCCGCAGCCGGTGCAGCAGCCGGCTGCGCGCCGCGTCGTTGTCCTTGCGGAGATCGAGCTCCAGCTCCCGCTCGGCCGGTTCGGGTCTGAGCCGCAGACCGCGCTGGAGGCGGGCCAGGTCGCGCTGCAGAGGCACCACGGGCGCGGTGTCCGGGACCTCGCCGAGGACGTCCCCGACGACCACCCTGTCCCGGACCAGCGCGAGGGGCACGTCCGAGCCGTCGCACATCACGGCCCGGACGGCGTCGATCGTCTCCCCCAGTCCCGCCAGCGGACGGTCGCGCACGGCCGCGAGCGTCCCGGCGAGCCGGACCGCCTCGATGACATGGGCGGAGGACACCATCCGGCCCTCTTCCCTGAGCAGACCGGCCACCTTGGTCATCCAGCGCTCGACGGGCCGGTCCGGAACGCCGAAGAGATGGGCGTACCAGCCGGGCGATTCGACGCCCGCGCCGTATCCTCCGCCGGAGCCCCGCCCCGGGGGTCCGTCCAGTCGGGCGAGCCTGCGGTGGGTCCAGGGCACCCAGGTCGTCTCGGTCCTGACCTTCGGCAGGCCCTTCAGGAGGGCGCGGTCCGCGGTGGCGGTGGACCGGGCCGTCAGCGCGGGCACGTGCCAGGCACCACAGACGACGGCCACCTCGTCCCCGAACTCCTTGCGCGCCGCCCGCAACCGGATCCGCATATGGGCCTCGCGGACGAGGTCGCGGGGGTGGCCCCCGTGTCCGTACCGCTCACGGAGGGCGGCCATGGCCTCGCCGATGGCGGCGAACGGCGCGAGAACGCCCTCCCCCGGACCCGCGCGCCCCTTGGGTTCCGGCCCACCACGGTGCTCGACGACGTCCTCCCACCAGCGCTCCGGGTCGTCGTACCCGGCGGCTTCGGCGAGCGCGCCGATCGGGTCGACGCGGAGCGTGGGCTCCTCCCCGGACACGACGTCCTCCTCGTCGCCCCACGAGGGGTCGGCGGCCGCCGCGAGGGAGTGAGCGGCGGGCAGGTCGACGAACCGCACGGTCACGTCGTGGGCCAGTGCCCAGCGGATCGCCACCCACTCCGGGGAGAATTCGGCGAACGGCCAGAACGCGGCGCGTCCCGGGTCGTCCACGGCGTGGGCGAGAAGGGCCACGGGCGGCACCATGGCCTCGTCGGCCGCGAGCGGCAGCAACGCGTCTCCCTCCGGAGGTCCTTCGATCAGCACGGCTCGCGGCTCCGCCGCGTCCAGCGCGGCCAGCACCGCCCTGGCGGACCCCGGGCCGTGGTGCCGCACGCCGAGAACCATCGGCCCCGCGCAGGGCCACACCCGGTCCGGGTGACGGGAGTCCGCGGCCGCCCGGGGCGGGTGCGCCGTCGGCGCCGTCATGCGCTCACCTCGCGGCAGGCGCGGTAGAAGTCCTTCCAGCCGTCCCGCTCGCGGACGACCGTCTCCAGGTACTCCTGCCAGACCGTCCGGTCCGCGGCCGGGTCCCGGACGACGGCACCGAGGATCCCGGCTGCCACGTCGCCGGGCCGCAGCACGCCGTCGCCGAAGTGTGCCGCGAGCGCCAGCCCGTTGGTGACGACGGAGATCGCCTCCGCGGTGGAGAGCGTCCCCGAGGGGGACTTGAGCTTGGTGCGCCCGTCCGAGGTGACGCCGTCCCGCAGTTCGCGGAAGACCGTGACGACCCGGCGGATCTCGTCGATGCCCTCGGGCACCGCCGGCAGATCCAGCGAACGTCCCATCTGGTCCACCCGCCGGGACACGATGTCGACCTCCGCCTCGGCGGTCGCGGGCAGCGGCAGGACCACGGTGTTGAACCGGCGGCGCAGCGCGCTCGACAGGTCGTTGACGCCGCGGTCGCGGTCGTTGGCGGTGGCGACGAGGTTGAACCCGCGGACCGCCTGCACCTCCTCCCCCAGCTCCGGGATCGGGAGGGTCTTCTCCGACAGGATCGTGATGAGCGTGTCCTGCACGTCCGCCGGGATGCGGGTGAGCTCCTCGACCCGCGCGGTCATGCCGTCGGCCATCGCCCGCATCACCGGGCTGGGCACGAGGGCGTCGCGGCTCGGGCCGTGGGCGAGCAGCCGGGCGTAGTTCCACCCGTACCGGACCGCCTCCTCCGGGGTGCCGGCCGTGCCCTGCACCAGCAGCGTGGAGTCCCCGCTGACCGCCGCGGCCAGGTGCTCGGACACCCAGGTCTTGGCCGTGCCGGGCACACCGAGGAGGAGCAGCGCCCGGTCGGTGGCGAGCGTCGTGACGGCGACCTCGACGATCCGGCGGGGACCCACGTACTTCGGCGTGATCACCGTGCCGTCGGACAGCGTGCCGCCGAGCAGATAGGTGGCCACGGCCCACGGCGAGAGCCGCCAGCGGGGCGGACGCGGCCGGTCGTCCGCCGCGGCCAGTGCCGCGAGCTCGCCGGCGAACGCGGCCTCGGCGTGCGGGCGCAGGGCCGAGACACCGGACTCCGCGGTGGTTTCGGGCACGGTCATGGGTCCCCCTCCAGATCGTTCGACCGGGTGTGGGACCCACCGTGCACCATGCCACTGACAACGGCCCGCTTCCGCGGGCGAGGCCGAAGTCAGCCGCCTGCGGGCGGGGTCACCGGGCGATCGGCGAGACCGCGACACAGCCGCCGGCGGTCGCGATCCCCTCGCCCTTCGACTCCTTGATGACCTCGCCCTTGTACGTGATGGAGCAGGTGACTTCCGCGCCCGCGGCGTCCACCGCGACCGGCATGACGGCGGGCGGCACGATGC is a window encoding:
- a CDS encoding DUF5682 family protein, with protein sequence MTAPTAHPPRAAADSRHPDRVWPCAGPMVLGVRHHGPGSARAVLAALDAAEPRAVLIEGPPEGDALLPLAADEAMVPPVALLAHAVDDPGRAAFWPFAEFSPEWVAIRWALAHDVTVRFVDLPAAHSLAAAADPSWGDEEDVVSGEEPTLRVDPIGALAEAAGYDDPERWWEDVVEHRGGPEPKGRAGPGEGVLAPFAAIGEAMAALRERYGHGGHPRDLVREAHMRIRLRAARKEFGDEVAVVCGAWHVPALTARSTATADRALLKGLPKVRTETTWVPWTHRRLARLDGPPGRGSGGGYGAGVESPGWYAHLFGVPDRPVERWMTKVAGLLREEGRMVSSAHVIEAVRLAGTLAAVRDRPLAGLGETIDAVRAVMCDGSDVPLALVRDRVVVGDVLGEVPDTAPVVPLQRDLARLQRGLRLRPEPAERELELDLRKDNDAARSRLLHRLRLLGVGWGRPEAGRGSTGTFRETWRLRWEPELYVRVAEAGVWGTTVLSAATARAESEAVSVTALAEVTSLAERCLLAELPDALPVVMRALADRAALDADVGHLADALPALARSLRYGDVRATDTAALAEVAAGIAERICVVLPPACTGLDADAAAGMRGRLDGVHSAIGLLPQSGELGGRWADALRRLVLRDTVPGLIRGRAARLLLDDGRLAEGEAARLMGRALSRGTASAEAAAWIEGFVGGASGGGMLLVHDERLLGLVDAWLTSVPADAFTDVLPLLRRTFSAYEPGVRRTLGELARRGRTAGGPVRAETGVPGFGAGADERRADAVLPVLRLILEGERV
- a CDS encoding ATP-binding protein produces the protein MTVPETTAESGVSALRPHAEAAFAGELAALAAADDRPRPPRWRLSPWAVATYLLGGTLSDGTVITPKYVGPRRIVEVAVTTLATDRALLLLGVPGTAKTWVSEHLAAAVSGDSTLLVQGTAGTPEEAVRYGWNYARLLAHGPSRDALVPSPVMRAMADGMTARVEELTRIPADVQDTLITILSEKTLPIPELGEEVQAVRGFNLVATANDRDRGVNDLSSALRRRFNTVVLPLPATAEAEVDIVSRRVDQMGRSLDLPAVPEGIDEIRRVVTVFRELRDGVTSDGRTKLKSPSGTLSTAEAISVVTNGLALAAHFGDGVLRPGDVAAGILGAVVRDPAADRTVWQEYLETVVRERDGWKDFYRACREVSA
- a CDS encoding VWA domain-containing protein, translated to MSATADSAGAGRASDERLRRWRLVLGGGPADGTGRALTGTDAAVDGALSSLYGAGDGKERRAGRRSAGLEASAPSVARWLGDIRTYFPNSVVQVMQRDAVDRLGLSTLLLEPEMLEAVEADVHLVGTLLSLDKAMPEKTKETARGVVRKVVQDLESRLATRTRATLTGALDRSARISRPRHRDIDWDRTIRANLANYLPEHGTVVPERLIGHGRASRSVKKDVVLCIDQSGSMAASVVHAAVFGAVLASVRSIATRLVVFDTSVVDLTDQLDDPVDVLFGTRLGGGTDINRALAYCQSRITRPADTVVVLISDLHEGGIRDEMLKRVASMKASGVQFIALLALSDEGAPAYDHDHAAALAALGAPAFACTPDLFPEVMAAAIEKRPLPVPADT